From Alcaligenes faecalis, the proteins below share one genomic window:
- a CDS encoding NuoB/complex I 20 kDa subunit family protein: protein MAIDGILKEGFVTTSADKFLNWAKTGSMWPMTFGLACCAVEMMHAGAARYDLDQFGIIFRPSPRQSDLMIVAGTLCNKMAPALRKVYDQMAEPRWVVSMGSCANGGGYYHYSYSVVRGCDRIVPVDVYVPGCPPTAEALVYGLLQMQNKIRLTNTIAR, encoded by the coding sequence ATGGCTATCGACGGCATTCTCAAAGAAGGTTTTGTGACGACCAGTGCAGACAAGTTTCTGAACTGGGCAAAAACAGGGTCCATGTGGCCCATGACATTTGGTCTGGCCTGTTGTGCAGTGGAAATGATGCACGCTGGTGCGGCTCGTTATGACCTGGACCAATTTGGCATTATTTTCCGTCCCAGCCCACGTCAATCTGACTTGATGATTGTGGCGGGCACCCTGTGCAACAAGATGGCACCTGCCTTGCGCAAGGTATACGACCAGATGGCCGAGCCACGTTGGGTTGTATCCATGGGCTCCTGTGCCAATGGTGGCGGCTACTACCACTACTCCTACTCGGTTGTGCGCGGCTGTGACCGCATCGTGCCGGTAGACGTGTACGTGCCGGGCTGTCCTCCAACCGCTGAAGCTCTGGTTTATGGCTTGCTGCAAATGCAGAACAAGATCCGTTTGACCAATACCATCGCACGCTGA
- a CDS encoding NADH-quinone oxidoreductase subunit A: MNLQEYFPVLLFIIVATGIGLALLLVGRVLGPNRPDAEKLSPYECGFEAFGDSRMKVDIRYYLIAILFIMFDLEIAFLFPWAMANGTVGLVGFWTVMAFLAVLTVGFIYEWKKGALDWE; this comes from the coding sequence ATGAACCTGCAAGAGTACTTTCCCGTTTTGCTATTTATCATCGTCGCCACTGGGATTGGCCTGGCTCTACTTTTAGTCGGTCGAGTGCTTGGTCCAAACCGGCCCGATGCTGAAAAGCTCTCTCCTTACGAATGCGGTTTTGAAGCATTCGGCGATTCGCGCATGAAGGTGGATATTCGTTACTACCTGATCGCGATTCTGTTCATCATGTTCGATCTGGAAATTGCCTTTCTGTTTCCCTGGGCCATGGCCAATGGAACAGTAGGTCTGGTTGGTTTCTGGACCGTTATGGCGTTCCTGGCCGTTTTGACGGTCGGTTTTATCTACGAATGGAAAAAAGGCGCTCTGGACTGGGAGTAA
- a CDS encoding porin, whose translation MKKTLLAAALMAGFAGVAHAETSVTLYGILDGGIGYQKVKGTDGYAQQANEPEINSKRTGLINGIQSGNRWGLKGSEDLGDGLRAVFVLESGFTLADGKSAQGNRLFGRQATLGLAGDSWGQLDLGRQTNIASKYLSAVADPFGGGFDQANIGAAFTSANTVRYDNMVMYQTPNFSGFQFGVGYSFNANGSQYWDKDLPVHASNGGGNVNAKDLNKQAVTTGLRYANGPIGLALTYDQVRNRGVAIDTVNDGFYTQGEDTTIKSWNIGGSYDFEVVKAYLAFGQTRNGLFEGQTFGELNKQATLGKGLKVNSYLVGLSAPVGAGTIMGSWTMADPRSAPDTLANSTGPWEMKKQHTFNLGYSHPLSKRTNVYAIGSYAKNVYFMPDAKATLIGVGVRHQF comes from the coding sequence ATGAAAAAGACTCTGCTCGCTGCTGCTCTGATGGCCGGCTTCGCTGGCGTCGCACACGCAGAAACGTCTGTCACCCTGTACGGTATTCTGGACGGTGGTATCGGTTACCAAAAAGTTAAAGGTACTGACGGTTACGCTCAACAGGCTAATGAGCCAGAAATCAATTCCAAGCGCACTGGTCTGATCAACGGTATTCAGTCCGGCAACCGCTGGGGTCTGAAGGGTTCCGAAGATCTGGGCGATGGCCTGCGTGCTGTGTTCGTTCTGGAAAGCGGCTTCACTCTGGCTGACGGTAAGTCTGCTCAAGGTAACCGTCTGTTCGGTCGTCAAGCTACTCTGGGTCTGGCTGGTGACAGCTGGGGTCAATTGGATCTGGGTCGTCAGACCAACATCGCTTCCAAGTACTTGAGCGCTGTTGCTGATCCATTTGGCGGTGGTTTCGACCAAGCTAACATCGGTGCTGCTTTCACATCGGCTAACACCGTTCGTTACGACAACATGGTGATGTACCAAACCCCTAACTTCTCCGGCTTCCAGTTCGGCGTTGGTTACTCGTTCAACGCGAACGGTAGCCAATACTGGGACAAAGATTTGCCAGTGCATGCTTCGAATGGCGGTGGCAATGTCAACGCTAAAGACCTGAACAAGCAAGCAGTTACCACTGGTCTGCGCTACGCCAACGGTCCTATCGGCTTGGCTCTGACATATGACCAAGTTCGTAACCGTGGTGTTGCTATTGATACCGTTAATGACGGTTTCTACACTCAGGGTGAAGACACCACAATCAAGTCCTGGAACATCGGTGGTAGCTACGACTTTGAAGTTGTGAAAGCTTACTTGGCTTTCGGTCAAACTCGTAACGGCCTGTTCGAAGGTCAAACCTTTGGTGAACTGAACAAGCAAGCTACCTTGGGTAAAGGCTTGAAGGTTAACTCCTACTTGGTCGGTTTGTCCGCGCCTGTTGGTGCCGGCACCATCATGGGTTCTTGGACAATGGCTGATCCACGCTCGGCTCCAGATACCTTGGCTAACAGCACTGGTCCTTGGGAAATGAAGAAGCAGCACACCTTCAACCTGGGTTACAGCCACCCGCTGAGCAAGCGCACGAACGTGTACGCAATTGGTTCCTACGCCAAGAACGTGTACTTCATGCCTGATGCCAAGGCCACTCTGATCGGCGTTGGTGTGCGTCACCAGTTCTAA
- the secG gene encoding preprotein translocase subunit SecG, whose product MQDWMSSVLMAVQVISSLLIIGLVLLQQGKGADMGSAFGGGSAGSVFGAAGAANFLSRMTKWAAIVFFVSTGGLAWVAHHPAQKVDAGVMQGYESSVPGAAPSGAASVPAPGASVPAAVPSATPEQNAPAVPAAE is encoded by the coding sequence ATGCAAGATTGGATGTCTTCCGTTCTGATGGCGGTGCAGGTTATCTCCTCGCTGTTGATTATTGGTCTGGTGCTGTTGCAGCAAGGCAAGGGCGCTGATATGGGCTCGGCCTTTGGTGGCGGCTCGGCAGGGAGTGTATTTGGTGCGGCGGGTGCGGCCAACTTTTTGTCGCGTATGACCAAGTGGGCGGCAATCGTCTTTTTTGTGTCTACCGGCGGTTTGGCCTGGGTTGCTCACCATCCTGCACAGAAAGTGGATGCAGGTGTGATGCAAGGCTACGAATCCTCCGTTCCTGGTGCGGCTCCATCGGGTGCGGCTTCGGTTCCTGCTCCAGGTGCTTCTGTGCCGGCAGCTGTTCCTTCGGCAACTCCTGAGCAGAACGCGCCAGCCGTTCCTGCGGCTGAGTAA